The Agromyces hippuratus genome has a window encoding:
- the sufB gene encoding Fe-S cluster assembly protein SufB: protein MTDVLIDRPELEGLGTYEFGWADSDAAGASARRGISPEVVADISALKSEPEWMLQRRQRALQLFERKPMPTWGADLSEIDFDNIKYFVRSTEKQAQTWEDLPDDIKNTYEKLGIPEAERQRLVAGVAAQYESEVVYHQINEELERQGVIFMDTDTALKEHPEFFEEYFGTVIPAGDNKFAALNTAVWSGGSFVYVPKGVHVEIPLQAYFRINTENMGQFERTLIIADEGSYVHYIEGCTAPIYKSDSLHSAVVEIIVKKDARVRYTTIQNWSNNVYNLVTKRATAAEGATMEWVDGNIGSKVTMKYPSIFLMGEHAKGETLSVAFAGPGQHQDAGAKMIHMAPYTQSSIVSKSIARGGGRAGYRGEVRIDANAHHSANSVVCDALLVDTISRSDTYPAIDIRVDDVKLGHEATVSKVSEEQLFYLMSRGIDETEAMSMIVRGFIEPIARELPMEYAMELNKLIEMGMEGSVG from the coding sequence ATGACGGACGTACTGATCGACCGACCGGAACTCGAAGGACTCGGTACCTACGAGTTCGGCTGGGCCGACTCCGACGCTGCGGGGGCCTCGGCCCGACGCGGCATCTCGCCGGAGGTGGTCGCCGACATCTCCGCGCTGAAATCGGAGCCGGAATGGATGCTCCAGCGTCGCCAGCGCGCCCTGCAGCTCTTCGAGCGCAAGCCGATGCCCACGTGGGGCGCCGACCTGTCGGAGATCGACTTCGACAACATCAAGTACTTCGTGCGCTCGACCGAGAAGCAGGCCCAGACCTGGGAAGACCTGCCCGACGACATCAAGAACACGTACGAGAAGCTCGGCATCCCCGAGGCCGAGCGCCAGCGCCTCGTCGCGGGCGTCGCGGCCCAGTACGAGTCCGAGGTGGTCTACCACCAGATCAATGAAGAGCTCGAGCGCCAGGGTGTCATCTTCATGGACACCGACACCGCGCTGAAGGAGCACCCCGAGTTCTTCGAGGAGTACTTCGGCACCGTCATCCCCGCCGGCGACAACAAGTTCGCGGCGCTGAACACGGCCGTGTGGTCGGGCGGTTCGTTCGTCTACGTGCCGAAGGGCGTGCATGTCGAGATTCCGCTGCAGGCCTACTTCCGCATCAACACCGAGAACATGGGCCAGTTCGAGCGCACGCTGATCATCGCCGACGAGGGCAGCTACGTGCACTACATCGAGGGCTGCACGGCGCCGATCTACAAGAGCGACTCCCTGCACTCGGCCGTCGTCGAGATCATCGTCAAGAAAGACGCACGCGTGCGCTACACGACGATCCAGAACTGGTCGAACAACGTCTACAACCTCGTCACCAAGCGCGCCACGGCCGCCGAAGGCGCCACCATGGAGTGGGTCGACGGCAACATCGGCTCGAAGGTCACGATGAAGTACCCGTCGATCTTCCTCATGGGCGAGCACGCCAAGGGCGAGACGCTCTCCGTCGCGTTCGCAGGCCCCGGCCAGCACCAGGACGCCGGCGCGAAGATGATCCACATGGCGCCGTACACGCAGTCGTCGATCGTCTCGAAGTCGATCGCACGCGGCGGCGGCCGGGCAGGCTATCGCGGCGAGGTGCGCATCGACGCGAACGCCCACCACTCGGCGAACAGCGTCGTCTGCGACGCGCTGCTCGTCGACACGATCTCCCGCTCCGACACCTACCCGGCGATCGACATCCGCGTCGACGACGTGAAGCTCGGACACGAGGCCACGGTCTCGAAGGTCAGCGAGGAGCAGCTCTTCTACCTGATGAGCCGTGGCATCGACGAGACCGAGGCCATGTCGATGATCGTGCGCGGCTTCATCGAGCCGATCGCGCGCGAGCTCCCAATGGAATACGCGATGGAACTCAACAAGCTCATCGAAATGGGCATGGAAGGATCGGTGGGCTAG
- a CDS encoding heme o synthase, whose amino-acid sequence MQAAVETRDHRPAMTVRRKLSAYLALTKPRVIELLLVVTAPTMILAQQGLPSLWLLIATLIGGAMSAGSAGAFNCYIDRDIDRVMKRTQGRPLVTGELSDREALVFAYGLGIASIVWLGVFTNWLAAGLSLGAILLYVVFYSLILKRRTAQNIVWGGVAGCMPVLIGWAAVTGDLSWPPVILFLIIFLWTPPHYWPLSMKYKDDYAAAGVPMLAVVRGRAQVGLQVILYAWATVACSLLLIPIADMGLVYSTVAVVTGVWFIYETHRLYNLAIRHEQVSPMRVFHGSIAYLSLLFLAVGIDPLLPF is encoded by the coding sequence ATGCAGGCAGCCGTAGAGACCAGAGACCACCGCCCGGCGATGACCGTCCGGCGCAAGCTCTCGGCCTATCTGGCCCTCACCAAGCCGCGAGTGATCGAGCTGCTGCTCGTCGTCACCGCGCCGACCATGATCCTCGCCCAGCAGGGACTGCCGAGTCTCTGGCTGCTCATCGCCACCCTCATCGGCGGTGCCATGAGCGCGGGCTCGGCCGGTGCGTTCAACTGCTACATCGACCGCGACATCGACCGGGTCATGAAGCGCACGCAGGGGCGTCCACTCGTGACCGGCGAGCTGAGCGATCGCGAGGCGCTCGTCTTCGCCTACGGCCTCGGCATCGCGTCGATCGTCTGGCTCGGCGTCTTCACCAACTGGCTCGCCGCGGGCCTCTCGCTCGGTGCGATCCTGCTCTACGTCGTCTTCTACAGCCTGATCCTGAAGCGCCGCACCGCCCAGAACATCGTCTGGGGCGGAGTCGCGGGCTGCATGCCCGTGCTCATCGGATGGGCCGCCGTCACCGGCGACCTCAGCTGGCCCCCGGTCATCCTCTTCCTCATCATCTTCCTCTGGACGCCGCCGCACTACTGGCCGCTCTCCATGAAGTACAAAGACGACTACGCGGCCGCCGGGGTACCGATGCTCGCCGTCGTACGGGGCCGCGCTCAGGTGGGGCTGCAGGTCATCCTCTACGCATGGGCGACCGTCGCGTGCTCGCTGCTGCTCATCCCGATCGCCGACATGGGACTCGTGTACTCGACGGTCGCGGTCGTCACGGGTGTGTGGTTCATCTACGAGACCCACCGCCTGTACAACCTCGCGATCCGCCACGAACAGGTCTCGCCGATGCGGGTCTTCCACGGCTCGATCGCCTACCTGTCGCTGCTCTTCCTCGCGGTCGGCATCGACCCCTTGCTGCCGTTCTAG
- a CDS encoding COX15/CtaA family protein, whose amino-acid sequence MTRTLRIFAWASFVAQVTIIATGGAVRLTGSGLGCPTWPTCTAESLVPTDELTYHSLIEFGNRMMTGVVGIIALIVFVLVWRIRRERRDLFVLSFIVGVGIVAQAIVGGITVWTGLNPFIVGFHYVSSLALVCVTAAFLARMDAPAGPRESAVPGWYASLTHLTSAVLLISIVFGVLTTGSGPHSGDAAAGRSGFDSEILEHVHAWPGYALVVLTLALVVAAWRLRLPTLRWSIALLAIELVQVGVGLYQARNGLPAFAVGVHMVLAALTAAAMTIVIMRLKRPMGADAAPETGVEPGRAVRTTPAG is encoded by the coding sequence GTGACCCGCACTCTCCGTATCTTCGCCTGGGCCTCGTTCGTCGCGCAGGTCACGATCATCGCGACGGGCGGCGCGGTGCGACTGACGGGCTCCGGTCTCGGCTGCCCGACCTGGCCGACGTGCACGGCCGAGTCGCTGGTGCCGACCGACGAGCTGACCTACCACTCGCTCATCGAGTTCGGCAATCGCATGATGACGGGCGTGGTCGGCATCATCGCGCTCATCGTGTTCGTGCTCGTCTGGCGCATCCGACGCGAGCGTCGCGACCTCTTCGTGCTCTCGTTCATCGTGGGCGTCGGCATCGTCGCGCAGGCGATCGTGGGCGGCATCACCGTGTGGACCGGACTGAACCCGTTCATCGTCGGATTCCACTACGTCTCGTCCCTCGCGCTCGTCTGCGTCACCGCGGCGTTCCTCGCCCGCATGGACGCCCCCGCCGGTCCCCGCGAATCCGCCGTTCCCGGGTGGTACGCGAGCCTCACCCACCTGACGAGCGCGGTGCTGCTCATCTCGATCGTCTTCGGCGTGCTGACCACCGGTTCGGGGCCGCACTCGGGCGACGCCGCGGCGGGCCGCTCCGGCTTCGACTCCGAGATCCTCGAGCACGTGCACGCGTGGCCGGGCTACGCGCTGGTCGTGCTCACCCTCGCGCTCGTCGTCGCGGCGTGGCGACTGAGGCTTCCCACGTTGCGCTGGTCGATCGCACTGCTCGCGATCGAGCTCGTGCAGGTCGGCGTCGGGCTCTACCAGGCGCGCAACGGCCTGCCGGCATTCGCGGTCGGCGTGCACATGGTGCTCGCTGCGCTCACGGCCGCCGCGATGACGATCGTCATCATGCGACTGAAGCGCCCGATGGGGGCGGATGCCGCGCCCGAGACAGGCGTCGAGCCCGGCCGCGCCGTGAGGACCACGCCAGCCGGTTGA
- the zwf gene encoding glucose-6-phosphate dehydrogenase has translation MQPAAITAQHNPLRSPKDYRLNRIAGPSSLIIFGVTGDLSRKKLMPAVYDLANRGLLPPGFALVGFARREWADQDFEQVVHDSVKKYARTEFREDVWKQLARGIRFVPGDFDDDAAFDRLRQVVQDLDRERGTMGNHAFYLSIPPKSFPLVTEQLKRSGLTEQRGDQWRRVVIEKPFGSDLKTARELNDVVASVFPPDSVFRIDHYLGKETVQNILALRFANQLYEPIWNANHVDHVQITMAEDIGVGGRAGYYDGIGAARDVIQNHLLQLLALTAMEEPISFEAGDLRAEKEKILAAVRLPDDLATGTARGQYAGGWQGGEKVIGFLDEDGMNPESTTETYAAMKLTIGTRRWAGVPFYLRAGKRLGRRVTEIAVVFKRAPQQVFADSQTSQLGQNALVIRVQPDEGVTIRFGSKVPGAGMQVRDVTMDFGYGHAFTEASPEAYERLILDVLLGDPPLFPRQEEVELSWKILDPIEEFWATQGQPEQYRPGTWGPASADELLERDGRSWRRP, from the coding sequence ATGCAACCGGCCGCGATCACCGCGCAGCACAATCCGCTCAGATCCCCCAAGGACTACCGGCTGAACCGCATCGCGGGTCCGTCGAGCCTCATCATCTTCGGCGTGACGGGCGACCTGTCGCGCAAGAAGCTGATGCCGGCGGTCTACGACCTCGCGAACCGAGGGCTCCTGCCACCCGGATTCGCGCTCGTCGGCTTCGCACGTCGCGAATGGGCCGACCAGGACTTCGAGCAGGTCGTGCACGACTCGGTCAAGAAGTACGCGCGCACCGAGTTCCGTGAGGATGTCTGGAAGCAGCTGGCCCGAGGCATCCGCTTCGTGCCCGGCGACTTCGACGACGACGCCGCCTTCGACCGGCTCCGCCAGGTCGTCCAGGACCTCGATCGCGAACGCGGCACGATGGGCAACCACGCGTTCTACCTGTCGATCCCGCCGAAGTCGTTCCCGCTCGTCACCGAGCAACTGAAGCGCTCGGGGCTGACCGAGCAGCGCGGCGACCAGTGGCGTCGCGTCGTCATCGAGAAGCCGTTCGGCAGCGACCTGAAGACGGCTCGCGAGCTGAACGACGTCGTGGCCTCGGTCTTCCCGCCCGACTCGGTGTTCCGCATCGACCACTACCTCGGCAAGGAGACCGTCCAGAACATCCTGGCGCTCCGGTTCGCGAACCAGCTCTACGAGCCCATCTGGAACGCGAATCACGTCGACCACGTGCAGATCACGATGGCGGAGGACATCGGCGTCGGCGGCCGCGCCGGCTACTACGACGGCATCGGCGCCGCGCGCGACGTCATCCAGAACCACCTGCTGCAACTGCTCGCGCTCACGGCGATGGAGGAGCCGATCTCGTTCGAGGCCGGCGACCTGCGCGCCGAGAAGGAGAAGATCCTCGCGGCCGTGCGCCTGCCCGACGACCTCGCGACGGGCACCGCGCGCGGCCAGTACGCGGGCGGCTGGCAGGGCGGTGAGAAGGTCATCGGGTTCCTCGACGAAGACGGCATGAACCCCGAGTCGACGACCGAGACCTACGCAGCCATGAAGCTCACCATCGGCACGCGACGCTGGGCCGGCGTGCCGTTCTACCTGCGGGCGGGCAAGCGCCTCGGCCGTCGCGTCACCGAGATCGCGGTCGTCTTCAAGCGCGCGCCGCAGCAGGTGTTCGCCGACAGCCAGACCTCGCAGCTCGGCCAGAACGCACTCGTCATCCGCGTGCAGCCCGATGAGGGCGTCACGATCCGCTTCGGCTCGAAGGTGCCGGGAGCCGGCATGCAGGTACGCGACGTCACGATGGACTTCGGATACGGTCACGCCTTCACCGAGGCGAGCCCCGAGGCCTACGAGCGGCTGATCCTCGACGTGCTGCTCGGCGACCCGCCGCTCTTCCCCCGGCAGGAGGAGGTCGAGCTCTCCTGGAAGATCCTCGACCCGATCGAGGAGTTCTGGGCGACGCAGGGCCAGCCCGAGCAGTACCGGCCAGGCACCTGGGGCCCGGCCTCCGCCGATGAACTCCTCGAACGCGACGGACGAAGCTGGAGACGCCCATGA
- the tal gene encoding transaldolase — protein MTSSPTAALSEAGVSIWLDDLSRERIASGDLARLIAERDVVGVTTNPTIFAGALAKGERYAEQVHSLAAAGADVDTAVFEITTDDVRAAADVFRPVYDRSNGFDGRVSIEVSPGLARDTAGTIAEAKSLWAKVDRPNAMIKIPATAEGLDAITEAIGSGISVNVTLIFSLDRYREVIAAYLAGLEQAEAAGIDLSTIHSVASFFVSRVDTEIDKRLVAIGTEEALALKSKAGLANARLAYELFEQEFGGERAAALLASGANRQRPLWASTGVKDPALPDTLYVTELVAQGVVNTMPEKTLEATFDHGVIAGDTVTGAYVQAGEVLDALAAVGVDYDDVTLLLENEGVDKFIVSWNELLDTVRGALEAAR, from the coding sequence ATGACCAGCTCCCCCACTGCAGCACTGTCGGAGGCGGGCGTCAGCATCTGGCTCGACGACCTCTCGCGTGAGCGCATCGCCTCCGGCGACCTCGCCCGACTCATCGCCGAGCGCGACGTCGTCGGCGTCACCACCAACCCGACGATCTTCGCCGGCGCCCTCGCCAAGGGCGAGCGCTACGCCGAGCAGGTGCACTCGCTCGCCGCAGCCGGCGCCGACGTCGACACGGCGGTCTTCGAGATCACCACCGACGACGTGCGGGCCGCCGCCGACGTCTTCCGCCCGGTGTACGACCGCTCGAACGGCTTCGACGGCCGCGTCTCGATCGAGGTCTCCCCCGGTCTCGCCCGCGACACCGCCGGCACGATCGCCGAGGCCAAGTCGCTCTGGGCGAAGGTCGACCGTCCGAACGCCATGATCAAGATCCCCGCGACGGCCGAGGGCCTCGACGCGATCACCGAGGCGATCGGCTCCGGCATCAGCGTCAACGTGACGTTGATCTTCAGCCTCGACCGCTACCGCGAGGTGATCGCGGCGTACCTCGCGGGGCTCGAGCAGGCCGAGGCCGCCGGCATCGACCTGTCGACGATCCACTCGGTCGCCTCGTTCTTCGTGTCGCGCGTCGACACCGAGATCGACAAGCGACTCGTCGCCATCGGCACCGAGGAGGCCCTCGCGCTGAAGAGCAAGGCCGGACTCGCCAACGCGCGCCTCGCCTACGAGCTCTTCGAGCAGGAGTTCGGCGGCGAGCGTGCCGCAGCACTCCTCGCCTCCGGCGCGAACCGCCAGCGCCCGCTCTGGGCGTCGACCGGCGTGAAGGACCCGGCGCTGCCCGACACCCTGTACGTGACCGAGCTGGTCGCGCAGGGCGTCGTGAACACGATGCCCGAGAAGACGCTCGAGGCCACATTCGACCACGGCGTCATCGCTGGCGACACCGTCACCGGCGCCTACGTGCAGGCCGGCGAGGTGCTCGACGCGCTCGCAGCCGTCGGCGTCGACTACGACGACGTGACCCTGTTGCTCGAGAACGAGGGAGTCGACAAGTTCATCGTCTCCTGGAACGAGCTGCTCGACACCGTTCGCGGCGCGCTGGAGGCCGCACGATGA
- a CDS encoding gamma carbonic anhydrase family protein: MLIEHRGRRPIVHPDASVAATAVLSGEVIVGAGSRILHGAVLSAEDGAIRVGIECVVMEHALIRGRRAHEVVIGDHVMIGPHAHVNGATIADEVFIATGASVFPGASIGRGAEVRINAVVQVNTVLDPGAVVPISWVAVGSPATVLPPERHDEIWAIQRDLDFVGTVYGSPRAAGMREIMTRQSAFFAEHVDDRVIDDPEASDA, translated from the coding sequence ATGCTGATCGAACACCGGGGCCGTCGGCCCATCGTGCACCCCGACGCCTCGGTCGCCGCCACCGCCGTCCTCTCGGGTGAGGTCATCGTCGGAGCCGGAAGTCGCATCCTGCACGGCGCGGTGCTCAGCGCCGAAGACGGCGCCATCCGCGTCGGCATCGAATGCGTCGTCATGGAACACGCCCTCATTCGCGGACGACGAGCTCACGAGGTGGTCATCGGCGATCACGTGATGATCGGGCCGCACGCCCACGTGAACGGCGCGACCATCGCCGACGAGGTGTTCATCGCCACCGGCGCGTCCGTCTTCCCCGGCGCGAGCATCGGTCGCGGCGCCGAGGTGCGCATCAATGCGGTGGTGCAGGTGAACACCGTCCTCGACCCGGGAGCGGTCGTGCCGATCTCGTGGGTCGCGGTCGGGTCGCCCGCCACGGTGCTTCCGCCCGAGCGGCACGACGAGATCTGGGCGATCCAGCGCGATCTCGATTTCGTGGGCACCGTCTACGGCAGCCCGAGGGCTGCCGGCATGCGCGAGATCATGACTCGGCAGTCGGCGTTCTTCGCCGAGCACGTCGACGACCGGGTGATCGACGACCCCGAGGCGTCCGACGCCTGA
- a CDS encoding glucose-6-phosphate isomerase gives MSFRISVSGAAADAVRSTVPTLVADLVASGITAQDASLWGAEAEAEASKRLGWTEAVAISRPLVPEIEALREELEAAGVDHIVLAGMGGSSLAPEVITRTTNVDLTVLDSTEPGQVRTALADRLATSALVVSSKSGSTVETDSQRRVYEQAFRDAGIDPATRIIVVTDPGSPLDESARAAGYRVFNADPDVGGRYSALTAFGLVPSGLAGVDISEVLDEAETIELSLAIDSPENPGLVLGAAIAATVPLRDKLGIIADGTHIVGLPDWAEQLIAESTGKNGTGLLPVVLDVDAPELGEHLADLQIVRIVDDAGDEIFGRDDSGEIRVSGTLGAQLLVWEYATAVAGRILGINPFDQPDVESAKIAARGLLDARPEPTPAAFVEQGIEVRGTAEVIGASSDLASAIDVLLEELPADGYLSIQAYVDRVAHPELERLRGLLAARAGRPVTFGWGPRFLHSTGQFHKGGPAVGAFLQITQTPAEDVAIPDRPFTFGQLIAAQASGDASVLAEHGRPVLTLTLTDPSANTATLFDVVA, from the coding sequence ATGAGCTTCCGCATCTCCGTCAGCGGGGCCGCTGCCGATGCCGTGCGCAGCACGGTGCCGACGCTCGTCGCCGACCTCGTGGCCAGCGGCATCACCGCGCAGGACGCGTCCCTCTGGGGCGCCGAGGCCGAGGCGGAGGCGTCGAAGCGCCTCGGCTGGACCGAGGCCGTCGCGATCTCCCGCCCGCTCGTCCCCGAGATCGAAGCCCTGCGCGAAGAACTCGAAGCCGCCGGCGTCGATCACATCGTGCTCGCCGGCATGGGCGGCTCATCGCTCGCGCCCGAGGTCATCACGCGCACGACGAACGTCGACCTCACCGTGCTCGACTCGACCGAGCCCGGGCAGGTTCGCACCGCCCTGGCCGACCGGCTCGCGACCTCGGCGCTCGTCGTCTCGTCGAAGTCGGGCTCGACCGTCGAGACCGACAGCCAGCGCCGGGTCTACGAGCAGGCCTTCCGCGATGCCGGCATCGACCCCGCGACGCGCATCATCGTCGTGACCGACCCCGGTTCTCCGCTCGACGAATCGGCCCGCGCTGCGGGCTACCGGGTCTTCAACGCCGACCCCGACGTGGGCGGCCGCTACTCGGCCCTCACCGCCTTCGGCCTCGTGCCCTCAGGCCTCGCCGGCGTCGACATCTCCGAGGTGCTCGACGAGGCCGAGACGATCGAGCTCTCGCTCGCCATCGACAGTCCCGAGAACCCGGGTCTCGTGCTCGGCGCGGCGATCGCGGCGACGGTTCCCCTCCGCGACAAGCTCGGCATCATCGCCGACGGCACCCACATCGTCGGACTCCCCGACTGGGCCGAGCAGCTGATCGCGGAGTCCACCGGCAAGAACGGCACCGGGCTCCTCCCCGTCGTGCTCGACGTCGACGCGCCCGAACTCGGCGAGCACCTCGCCGACCTGCAGATCGTGCGCATCGTCGACGACGCCGGCGACGAGATCTTCGGTCGCGACGACTCCGGCGAGATCCGCGTCTCGGGCACGCTCGGCGCGCAGCTGCTCGTCTGGGAGTACGCGACCGCCGTCGCGGGCCGCATCCTCGGCATCAATCCCTTCGACCAGCCCGACGTGGAATCAGCGAAGATCGCCGCGCGCGGCCTCCTCGACGCGCGTCCCGAGCCCACCCCGGCGGCATTCGTCGAACAGGGCATCGAGGTGCGCGGCACCGCCGAGGTGATCGGCGCCTCGAGCGACCTCGCCTCGGCGATCGACGTGCTCCTCGAAGAGCTGCCGGCCGACGGCTACCTCTCGATCCAGGCCTATGTCGACCGTGTCGCCCACCCCGAGCTCGAACGGCTCAGGGGCCTGCTCGCGGCTCGCGCCGGTCGACCGGTCACGTTCGGCTGGGGCCCGCGCTTCCTCCACTCGACCGGGCAGTTCCACAAGGGCGGTCCTGCGGTCGGCGCGTTCCTGCAGATCACGCAGACGCCTGCCGAAGACGTCGCGATCCCCGATCGCCCGTTCACCTTCGGTCAGCTGATCGCAGCGCAGGCCTCCGGCGACGCGAGCGTGCTCGCCGAGCACGGGCGACCGGTGCTCACCCTCACGCTCACCGACCCCTCGGCCAATACGGCGACGCTGTTCGACGTCGTCGCCTGA
- the tkt gene encoding transketolase produces MATLQWDSLDDQAIDTARVLAADAVEKVGNGHPGTAMSLAPAAYLLFQKVMRRDPSDHAWLGRDRFILSAGHSSLTQYVQLFLAGDGLELSDLESLRTWGSKTPGHPEYGHTAGVEITTGPLGQGLASAVGFAYAARYERGLFDPEAAAGTSPFDHFVYVVAGDGDLQEGITSEASSLAGHQQLGNLVVIYDSNQISIEDDTSIAFTEDVAKRYESYGWHVQTVDWKKTGQYVEDVAELHAAIEAAKGESDKPSIIILKTIIGWPSPGKQNSGKIHGSALGAAELAATKEVLGFDPEQSFVVAEDVLAHTRGAVERGAAQHAEWQLAFDAWAAANPDRKALLDRLEAGELPADVESVLPVFEGGTEVSTRAASGKVINALAGVLPELWGGSADLAESNLTTINGAASFIPTEWSTHEFSGNPYGRVLHFGIREHAMGAIVNGIVLHGKTRAFGGTFLIFSDYMRPAVRLAALMQVPSIFVWTHDSVALGEDGPTHQPIEQLATLRAIPGLTVVRPADANEVAYAWLEILKRTDAPAGIALTRQNIPVFERGTAAASGDALAAASNVAKGAYVLAEAASGTPDVILIATGSEVQLALAARETLAAEGIGARVVSAPSLEWFEEQPAEYREQVLPSAVTARVSVEAGLALSWHRYLGSRGRAVSIEHFGASADYKTLFREFGITAEAVVAAAKESLASA; encoded by the coding sequence GTGGCAACTCTGCAGTGGGATTCTCTCGATGACCAAGCGATCGACACGGCCCGAGTTCTCGCGGCCGATGCCGTCGAGAAGGTCGGAAACGGGCATCCCGGCACCGCGATGAGCCTCGCGCCCGCCGCCTATCTCCTGTTCCAGAAGGTCATGCGCCGCGATCCGTCCGACCACGCGTGGCTCGGCCGCGACCGCTTCATCCTCTCTGCCGGCCACTCCTCGCTGACCCAGTACGTGCAGCTCTTCCTCGCCGGCGACGGCCTCGAGCTCTCCGACCTCGAGTCGCTGCGCACCTGGGGTTCCAAGACCCCTGGCCACCCCGAGTACGGTCACACCGCCGGCGTCGAGATCACGACCGGCCCGCTCGGCCAGGGCCTCGCCTCCGCCGTCGGCTTCGCCTACGCCGCCCGCTACGAGCGCGGCCTCTTCGACCCGGAGGCCGCGGCGGGCACGAGCCCGTTCGACCACTTCGTCTACGTCGTCGCCGGCGACGGCGACCTGCAGGAGGGCATCACGAGCGAGGCGTCGTCGCTCGCCGGCCACCAGCAGCTCGGCAACCTCGTCGTGATCTACGACTCCAACCAGATCTCCATCGAAGACGACACCAGCATCGCCTTCACCGAAGACGTCGCGAAGCGCTACGAGTCCTACGGATGGCACGTGCAGACCGTCGACTGGAAGAAGACGGGCCAGTACGTCGAAGACGTGGCCGAACTGCACGCCGCGATCGAGGCCGCCAAGGGCGAGTCCGACAAGCCCTCGATCATCATCCTGAAGACGATCATCGGCTGGCCGTCGCCCGGCAAGCAGAACTCCGGCAAGATCCACGGTTCCGCGCTCGGTGCGGCGGAGCTCGCCGCGACGAAGGAGGTGCTCGGCTTCGACCCCGAGCAGAGCTTCGTCGTCGCCGAGGACGTGCTCGCCCACACGCGTGGTGCCGTCGAGCGCGGCGCGGCGCAGCACGCCGAGTGGCAGCTCGCGTTCGACGCATGGGCCGCAGCCAACCCCGACCGCAAGGCGCTCCTCGACCGGCTCGAGGCGGGCGAGCTGCCCGCCGACGTCGAGTCCGTGCTCCCCGTCTTCGAGGGCGGCACCGAGGTCTCGACCCGCGCAGCTTCGGGCAAGGTCATCAACGCCCTCGCCGGCGTGCTGCCCGAGCTGTGGGGCGGATCGGCCGACCTCGCCGAGTCGAACCTGACCACGATCAACGGCGCGGCCTCGTTCATCCCGACCGAGTGGTCGACGCACGAGTTCTCGGGCAACCCCTACGGCCGCGTGCTGCACTTCGGCATCCGCGAGCACGCCATGGGCGCGATCGTCAACGGCATCGTGCTGCACGGCAAGACGCGCGCCTTCGGCGGCACCTTCCTCATCTTCAGCGACTACATGCGGCCCGCCGTGCGCCTCGCGGCGCTCATGCAGGTGCCCTCGATCTTCGTCTGGACCCACGACTCCGTCGCCCTCGGCGAAGACGGCCCGACGCACCAGCCGATCGAGCAGCTCGCGACGCTCCGGGCGATCCCGGGCCTCACGGTCGTGCGGCCCGCCGACGCCAACGAGGTCGCGTACGCCTGGCTCGAGATCCTGAAGCGCACGGATGCCCCGGCGGGCATCGCCCTCACCCGGCAGAACATCCCCGTGTTCGAGCGGGGCACGGCCGCGGCATCCGGTGACGCCCTCGCCGCCGCGTCGAACGTGGCGAAGGGCGCCTACGTGCTCGCCGAGGCCGCATCGGGCACGCCCGACGTGATCCTCATCGCCACCGGCTCCGAGGTGCAGCTCGCCCTCGCAGCCCGCGAGACGCTCGCAGCGGAGGGCATCGGCGCACGCGTCGTGTCGGCACCGTCGCTCGAGTGGTTCGAGGAGCAGCCGGCCGAGTACCGCGAGCAGGTGCTGCCCTCGGCTGTCACGGCCCGCGTCTCGGTCGAAGCCGGGCTCGCGCTCTCGTGGCACCGCTACCTCGGTTCGCGCGGCCGTGCCGTCTCGATCGAGCACTTCGGCGCCTCCGCCGACTACAAGACCCTGTTCCGCGAGTTCGGCATCACGGCCGAGGCCGTCGTGGCCGCCGCGAAGGAATCGCTCGCGTCGGCCTGA